Proteins encoded by one window of Antechinus flavipes isolate AdamAnt ecotype Samford, QLD, Australia chromosome 4, AdamAnt_v2, whole genome shotgun sequence:
- the GRB7 gene encoding growth factor receptor-bound protein 7 isoform X2, with translation MDLDVSLPDLTNSSDDPSPEPGTPPGTPPESDAHLPGELKRSQPLSIQASRKLREEELRATSLPAIPNPFPELCSPPSQSPILGVPSSGRGFLSRDSSGPHVVKVYSEDGASRSVEVTADATARHVCEMLVQRTHALSDESWGLVECHPHLALERGLEDHESVVEVQASWSVGGDSRFVFRKNFAKYELFKSSPHSLFPEVMVSSCLDTNTRMTHEELIQNFLNAGSCPEIQGFLQLRGSGRKLWKRFYCFLRRSGLYYSTKGTSKDPRHLQYVADVNESNVYLVTQGRKLYGLPTDFGFCVKPNKLRSPKGLRVFCSEDEQSRSCWVAAFRLFKYGMQLYKNYQQMQSRRIRPSWFGPTPLRSVSDNTLVAMDFSGHAGRVIENPREALSAALEEAQAWRKKTNHRYSLPTPCPGSTLSSAIHRSQPWFHGRISREDTQRLIGQQGLVDGVFLVRESQRNPQGFVLSLCHLQKVKHYLILPSEEEGRLYFSMDEGQTRFTDLLQLVEFHQLNRGILPCPLRHCCTRVAL, from the exons ATGGATCTGGATGTATCCTTGCCCGACCTCACCAACTCCTCAGATGACCCAAGCCCTGAGCCTGGGACCCCTCCTGGAACTCCTCCAGAGTCTGATGCTCATCTTCCCGGGGAACTAAAACGATCCCAGCCCCTTTCCATCCAGGCCAGCAG gaAACTTAGAGAAGAAGAACTCCGAGCCACGTCTCTGCCTGCAATCCCTAACCCTTTTCCCGAGCTCTGCAGCCCACCTTCTCAGTCACCCATTCTGGGGGTTCCCTCCTCAGGGCGGGGGTTCCTCTCAAGAGATAGCAGTGGCCCCCAT GTGGTGAAGGTGTACAGCGAAGATGGGGCAAGCCGTTCTGTGGAGGTGACGGCAGATGCTACAGCCCGACACGTGTGTGAAATGTTGGTGCAGCGGACACACGCCCTGAGTGACGAGAGCTGGGGGCTGGTTGAGTGCCATCCCCATCTGGCGCTGG AGCGGGGGCTAGAGGACCATGAGTCGGTGGTAGAGGTGCAAGCTTCCTGGTCTGTTGGGGGAGACAGTCGTTTTGTCTTTCGAAAAAACTTTGCCAAATATGAACTTTTCAAGAGCTCCCCA CACTCCCTGTTCCCAgaggtaatggtctctagttgtCTAGATACCAACACTCGCATGACCCATGAGGAGCTCATCCAG AACTTCCTCAATGCAGGTAGCTGCCCTGAAATCCAGGGTTTCCTCCAGCTTCGGGGATCAGGACGCAAGCTCTGGAAACGTTTCTATTGCTTCCTTCGACGCTCCGGCCTCTACTATTCCACCAAGGGCACCTCCAAG GACCCCCGGCATCTACAGTATGTGGCTGATGTAAATGAGTCCAATGTGTACCTAGTGACGCAGGGCAGAAAGCTCTACGGGTTGCCCACTGATTTTGGCTTTTGTGTCAAG CCTAATAAACTACGCAGCCCAAAGGGACTTCGCGTCTTCTGCAGCGAAGATGAACAGAGCCGCAGCTGCTGGGTAGCTGCCTTCCGCCTCTTTAAG TATGGAATGCAGCTTTATAAGAATTACCAGCAGATGCAATCCCGACGAATCCGCCCATCCTGGTTTGGTCCTACACCCCTG aGGAGTGTTTCAGACAATACTCTGGTGGCTATGGACTTCTCTGGTCATGCTGGACGAGTCATTGAGAATCCCAGAGAAGCTCTGAGTGCAGCACTGGAAGAAGCCCAAGCCTGGAGG AAGAAGACAAATCACAGATACAGCCTGCCTACTCCCTGCCCAGGAAGCACCCTCAGCTCAG CCATTCATCGTTCCCAGCCCTGGTTCCATGGGCGCATCTCTCGGGAGGACACCCAGAGGCTTATTGGACAGCAGGGCCTGGTTGATGG TGTGTTTCTAGTACGGGAGAGTCAGCGCAACCCCCAAGGCTTTGTCCTTTCCTTGTGTCACTTGCAGAAGGTGAAACACTATCTCATCCTTCCG AGCGAGGAGGAGGGCCGCCTCTACTTCAGCATGGATGAAGGGCAGACACGGTTTACTGACCTCCTGCAGCTGGTGGAGTTTCATCAGCTCAACCGGGGCATCTTGCCTTGCCCACTCCGTCACTGTTGCACCCGGGTAGCCCTCTGA
- the LOC127558828 gene encoding retinol dehydrogenase 8-like, with amino-acid sequence MAPRTVLITGCSSGIGLALAVRLATDSQGRFKVLATMRDLNCRGPLEEAAGSALGQTLEIGQLDVCDEGSITRCLNKLPGQYVDILVSNAGIGLIGPLESLSLDDMHRVMDTNFFGLVQLVRALMPAMKRQRRGHIVVISSIMGLQGIMFNDIYAASKFAVEGFCESLLVQALRFNISVTLVEPGPVTSEFEGKLYSGVEQVDYVGTDSETADIFTSIYLPNSRALFASLSQSPEDVAEHTLKVICARRPPFRHQTNPAYTPMLALKSADPSGQLAGSAFYSLVFRHGSLLRASLQAVRLCRWKARKFRQALRLLGLR; translated from the exons ATGGCTCCCAGAACAGTCCTCATCACTGGCTGTTCCTCAGGCATCGGGTTGGCACTGGCTGTGAGATTGGCCACTGATTCCCAGGGCCGCTTCAAAG TACTGGCCACCATGAGGGACCTGAATTGCCGTGGACCCCTAGAAGAAGCAGCTGGATCAGCTCTGGGACAAACCCTAGAGATTGGGCAACTGGACGTCTGTGACGAGGGCTCCATCACCCGCTGCCTGAATAAGCTTCCAGGACAATATGTGGATATCCTTG TCAGCAATGCAGGCATAGGGCTCATTGGACCCCTAGAATCACTGTCTCTGGATGACATGCACCGAGTCATGGATACCAATTTCTTTGGGTTGGTGCAACTGGTCCGGGCACTGATGCCTGCCATGAAGCGCCAACGCCGGGGGCACATCGTGGTCATCAGCAGCATCATGGGTTTGCAGG GCATAATGTTCAATGACATCTATGCAGCCTCCAAATTTGCAGTGGAGGGTTTCTGTGAGAGTCTCCTGGTACAGGCTCTTCGGTTCAACATTTC GGTTACACTGGTAGAGCCAGGCCCTGTGACCTCAGAGTTCGAGGGAAAGCTGTACTCCGGGGTAGAGCAGGTGGACTATGTTGGCACTGATTCTGAGACTGCAGACATCTTCACGAGCATCTACTTGCCCAACTCCCGGGCTCTCTTTGCCAGCCTGAGCCAGAGCCCGGAGGATGTGGCCGAG CACACCTTGAAGGTCATCTGTGCCCGCCGCCCCCCCTTCCGCCACCAAACCAACCCGGCCTACACGCCCATGCTGGCCTTGAAGAGCGCCGACCCGTCGGGGCAACTGGCCGGCTCAGCCTTCTACAGCCTGGTGTTCCGCCACGGGTCGTTGCTCCGGGCCAGCCTTCAGGCCGTGCGCCTCTGCCGCTGGAAGGCGCGCAAGTTCCGCCAGGCTCTACGCTTGCTCGGCCTCCGCTGA
- the GRB7 gene encoding growth factor receptor-bound protein 7 isoform X1, producing MEALGSPSGAGCVPDVMDLDVSLPDLTNSSDDPSPEPGTPPGTPPESDAHLPGELKRSQPLSIQASRKLREEELRATSLPAIPNPFPELCSPPSQSPILGVPSSGRGFLSRDSSGPHVVKVYSEDGASRSVEVTADATARHVCEMLVQRTHALSDESWGLVECHPHLALERGLEDHESVVEVQASWSVGGDSRFVFRKNFAKYELFKSSPHSLFPEVMVSSCLDTNTRMTHEELIQNFLNAGSCPEIQGFLQLRGSGRKLWKRFYCFLRRSGLYYSTKGTSKDPRHLQYVADVNESNVYLVTQGRKLYGLPTDFGFCVKPNKLRSPKGLRVFCSEDEQSRSCWVAAFRLFKYGMQLYKNYQQMQSRRIRPSWFGPTPLRSVSDNTLVAMDFSGHAGRVIENPREALSAALEEAQAWRKKTNHRYSLPTPCPGSTLSSAIHRSQPWFHGRISREDTQRLIGQQGLVDGVFLVRESQRNPQGFVLSLCHLQKVKHYLILPSEEEGRLYFSMDEGQTRFTDLLQLVEFHQLNRGILPCPLRHCCTRVAL from the exons ATGTCATGGATCTGGATGTATCCTTGCCCGACCTCACCAACTCCTCAGATGACCCAAGCCCTGAGCCTGGGACCCCTCCTGGAACTCCTCCAGAGTCTGATGCTCATCTTCCCGGGGAACTAAAACGATCCCAGCCCCTTTCCATCCAGGCCAGCAG gaAACTTAGAGAAGAAGAACTCCGAGCCACGTCTCTGCCTGCAATCCCTAACCCTTTTCCCGAGCTCTGCAGCCCACCTTCTCAGTCACCCATTCTGGGGGTTCCCTCCTCAGGGCGGGGGTTCCTCTCAAGAGATAGCAGTGGCCCCCAT GTGGTGAAGGTGTACAGCGAAGATGGGGCAAGCCGTTCTGTGGAGGTGACGGCAGATGCTACAGCCCGACACGTGTGTGAAATGTTGGTGCAGCGGACACACGCCCTGAGTGACGAGAGCTGGGGGCTGGTTGAGTGCCATCCCCATCTGGCGCTGG AGCGGGGGCTAGAGGACCATGAGTCGGTGGTAGAGGTGCAAGCTTCCTGGTCTGTTGGGGGAGACAGTCGTTTTGTCTTTCGAAAAAACTTTGCCAAATATGAACTTTTCAAGAGCTCCCCA CACTCCCTGTTCCCAgaggtaatggtctctagttgtCTAGATACCAACACTCGCATGACCCATGAGGAGCTCATCCAG AACTTCCTCAATGCAGGTAGCTGCCCTGAAATCCAGGGTTTCCTCCAGCTTCGGGGATCAGGACGCAAGCTCTGGAAACGTTTCTATTGCTTCCTTCGACGCTCCGGCCTCTACTATTCCACCAAGGGCACCTCCAAG GACCCCCGGCATCTACAGTATGTGGCTGATGTAAATGAGTCCAATGTGTACCTAGTGACGCAGGGCAGAAAGCTCTACGGGTTGCCCACTGATTTTGGCTTTTGTGTCAAG CCTAATAAACTACGCAGCCCAAAGGGACTTCGCGTCTTCTGCAGCGAAGATGAACAGAGCCGCAGCTGCTGGGTAGCTGCCTTCCGCCTCTTTAAG TATGGAATGCAGCTTTATAAGAATTACCAGCAGATGCAATCCCGACGAATCCGCCCATCCTGGTTTGGTCCTACACCCCTG aGGAGTGTTTCAGACAATACTCTGGTGGCTATGGACTTCTCTGGTCATGCTGGACGAGTCATTGAGAATCCCAGAGAAGCTCTGAGTGCAGCACTGGAAGAAGCCCAAGCCTGGAGG AAGAAGACAAATCACAGATACAGCCTGCCTACTCCCTGCCCAGGAAGCACCCTCAGCTCAG CCATTCATCGTTCCCAGCCCTGGTTCCATGGGCGCATCTCTCGGGAGGACACCCAGAGGCTTATTGGACAGCAGGGCCTGGTTGATGG TGTGTTTCTAGTACGGGAGAGTCAGCGCAACCCCCAAGGCTTTGTCCTTTCCTTGTGTCACTTGCAGAAGGTGAAACACTATCTCATCCTTCCG AGCGAGGAGGAGGGCCGCCTCTACTTCAGCATGGATGAAGGGCAGACACGGTTTACTGACCTCCTGCAGCTGGTGGAGTTTCATCAGCTCAACCGGGGCATCTTGCCTTGCCCACTCCGTCACTGTTGCACCCGGGTAGCCCTCTGA